AAGTTCGAAAGCATTTAGTTCATATGAATTCTTTAGTTCATTGATTTTTAGTCGTAGTTGCACTAAGCCAGATATCAGAGGGTCATAGTGTTCGGAATTTGACAAATTGTGGAAACTGTCAACAAACGAGTCACTTTGATTTATGAATATATCACTACCACCCCCCAGCAAAGCGGCAACGCTAGTTCGTGATTTGTCTCTGGACTGCTTGTTCATGATAGAACAGAGATTGATGCATTCTTTGATGATCATCGTGGCTGGATCCACAGCCAAAACACTTTCCACCGTTACGTCGTCCATTTTGTATATGAAGTCTAATATCACTACTTTCAGTTGGGCTAGGACGCGTCTCACCAATCTATTCAGTTAGCCTAGTTGAAGCAGCACGGTTTCCAGTTGGAATATCCACCTAAGTAGTTATTAGTTTCAACATGTAAACAAAGAGAGCCAGAtagtgtttttttttttttcattgcgCTAAGCGATGAAGTTGGAGAAACAGaaataacaataaacaaaaaatcattacGTCGAGAAGCATCCAATAACAGAAGGCTGCTATCAAACAATGACTGAGGATCCAGCGGTATATTTGGATATCTCTATTGACAATAAACCAATTGGCCGTGTAGTTTGCAGGCTTTTCCGCGAGAGTGCCCCAAAGACAACTGAGAATTTTTATAGACTATGTGCAGGTGATGCCAAGAGTCCTCTAAAAGACCAACAATCGCTGAGCTACAAGGGAAATGGCTTCCATCGGGTTGTTAAAAATTTTATGATCCAGGCAGGTGACATTGTATTTGGAACAAAAGACGATTACTCTTCATCATCGGTTGGAAAGGGTGGCTGTTCAATTTATGCCGATGAAGAGGAGGTAAAAGTCAATAATTTGTCTTTCTGTCAcggaaattttgaagatgaaaactTGGGGGAATTTTTGGAACCGTTTACCTTAGGGATGGCTAATTTAGGCTCTCCAAATACGAACAATTCccagtttttcattactaCATACGCCGCACCTCATTTGAATGGCAAACACTCCATTTTTGGGAAAGTTATTCATGGTAAATCTGTGGTTCGTGCTGTAGAGCACTCCAAGGTAGATAGTGACGGTGTTCCTGAATCAGAAATTAGGATCTGTGACTGTGGAGTGTGGGATAAAAGCAAAGGTGTTCCACTTTACACTGCCTCTAATGATCCGATTGGCGGCGATGTTTACGAAGAATACCCTGATGACGATATGCACTTCAACGAGGACGACTTTAGTAAGGCGCTTGAAGCAGCCACTATAATTAAAGATTCTGGAACGCTTCTATTTAAAAAGAACGATTACTCGAATGCCTTTTTCAAGTATAGAAAATCATTAAATTATATTAATGAGTACACGCCTGAACCCGAC
Above is a window of Saccharomyces kudriavzevii IFO 1802 strain IFO1802 genome assembly, chromosome: 10 DNA encoding:
- the CPR7 gene encoding peptidylprolyl isomerase CPR7 (similar to Saccharomyces cerevisiae CPR7 (YJR032W); ancestral locus Anc_1.456) gives rise to the protein MTEDPAVYLDISIDNKPIGRVVCRLFRESAPKTTENFYRLCAGDAKSPLKDQQSLSYKGNGFHRVVKNFMIQAGDIVFGTKDDYSSSSVGKGGCSIYADEEEVKVNNLSFCHGNFEDENLGEFLEPFTLGMANLGSPNTNNSQFFITTYAAPHLNGKHSIFGKVIHGKSVVRAVEHSKVDSDGVPESEIRICDCGVWDKSKGVPLYTASNDPIGGDVYEEYPDDDMHFNEDDFSKALEAATIIKDSGTLLFKKNDYSNAFFKYRKSLNYINEYTPEPDVDKERNYQFTSLKMKVYLNLSLVLFNVEKYDDSITYATYLLEMDNVPDKDQAKAYYRRGNSYLKKKRLDEALQNYKLCKDKNPDDKVIGQKIEYVENLIEEKKEKTRKNISKFFS